In Methylacidiphilum infernorum V4, a single window of DNA contains:
- the rplJ gene encoding 50S ribosomal protein L10, producing MRIEKELLKNHVAEALKRSYFIVFIDFTGLKVSVFSELRKRLKAVNCRCLVSKNTLIRMALNEIKPEAVLAENIFKGPTAVLTSEEKDATAVAKILKNFIAEFQLPKIKSAIIENAVLYETDFLKLADLPGLEVLRSQVLLTLQSTGTRLVRLINEPASALARLIEKYSKKEN from the coding sequence ATGAGGATAGAAAAAGAACTGTTAAAGAATCATGTCGCTGAGGCGCTCAAGCGTTCCTATTTTATTGTTTTCATCGATTTTACGGGGCTTAAGGTTTCTGTTTTTTCTGAGCTGAGGAAAAGGTTGAAAGCGGTCAACTGCCGTTGCCTGGTTTCAAAAAATACATTGATTCGGATGGCCCTTAACGAGATCAAGCCTGAAGCGGTCCTTGCAGAAAATATCTTTAAGGGGCCCACCGCGGTTTTGACCTCGGAAGAAAAGGATGCGACAGCGGTGGCTAAAATTTTAAAGAATTTTATCGCCGAATTCCAGTTGCCCAAAATCAAATCCGCGATCATAGAAAATGCTGTTTTATATGAAACTGACTTTTTGAAATTGGCTGATCTACCCGGACTTGAAGTCTTAAGAAGCCAGGTTCTTTTAACCCTTCAATCTACGGGGACAAGACTGGTGAGATTAATAAACGAGCCCGCTTCCGCGTTGGCCCGGTTAATCGAAAAATATTCAAAAAAGGAAAATTGA
- the rplK gene encoding 50S ribosomal protein L11, whose amino-acid sequence MAKEVSAIVRLQIPAGQANPAPPVGPALGQHGVNIMAFCKEFNAATQKEAGNILPVVITIYKDKTFTFVTKSPPASILLKKAANIASGSKEPNRTKVGKVTKAQVKEIVKIKWKDLNASTEEAAMRMIEGTARNMGIEVVE is encoded by the coding sequence ATGGCCAAGGAAGTTAGTGCTATCGTGCGGTTGCAAATCCCTGCAGGTCAAGCTAATCCGGCTCCACCTGTTGGTCCTGCGTTGGGCCAGCATGGGGTCAATATTATGGCTTTTTGCAAGGAATTTAATGCGGCTACCCAAAAAGAAGCGGGCAATATATTGCCCGTGGTGATAACCATTTATAAAGATAAGACTTTTACATTTGTAACGAAATCTCCTCCTGCTTCTATTCTCCTTAAAAAGGCGGCTAATATTGCCAGTGGCTCCAAGGAACCGAATCGGACGAAGGTGGGGAAGGTCACAAAAGCCCAGGTTAAAGAAATTGTAAAGATAAAGTGGAAAGATCTTAATGCCTCCACCGAAGAAGCGGCGATGAGAATGATTGAAGGGACGGCAAGAAACATGGGTATAGAGGTTGTTGAATAA
- the secE gene encoding preprotein translocase subunit SecE yields the protein MPVSWIEIAYIVFLVLSTGLLVWVWKKKGSFIKAFIGEVVVELKKCSWPWDPKEKGIRKYKELIDSTLAVTIYSIILAAVVTSADFILVRLINFLTTLHF from the coding sequence ATGCCGGTTTCTTGGATTGAAATTGCTTACATCGTTTTCCTTGTTTTAAGCACGGGGCTTTTGGTATGGGTGTGGAAGAAAAAAGGCTCGTTCATCAAGGCCTTTATTGGAGAGGTAGTTGTCGAACTCAAGAAATGTTCTTGGCCTTGGGATCCCAAGGAAAAAGGGATAAGAAAATATAAAGAATTAATTGATTCTACTTTGGCTGTGACCATATATTCTATTATACTTGCAGCGGTGGTAACTTCTGCAGATTTTATATTGGTTAGATTGATAAATTTTTTAACGACGTTGCACTTTTAG
- the tuf gene encoding elongation factor Tu: MAKEAFLRKKPHINVGTIGHVDHGKTTLTSAITYVLAKKGLAQKMAYDQIDKAPEEKERGITINTAHVEYESDKRHYAHVDCPGHADYIKNMITGAAQMDGAILVVSAADGPMPQTREHILLARQVGVPYIVVFLNKVDMVDDKELLELVELEVRELLNQYGFPGDKIPIIKGSALKALEGDPEYEKNILELVEAMDNYIPIPERPKDQPFLMPIEDVFNIEGRGTVVTGRVERGTLKRMEEVEIVGIRPTTKTVVTDIEMFRKTLDTAEAGDNVGLLLRGIKKDDVERGQVVAKPGTITPHHKFNAQVYVLKKEEGGRHTAFFNGYRPQFFFRTTDVTGTVTLKEGVEMVMPGDNVEFMVELISPIAMEKSMRFAIREGGKTVGAGVVTEIIE, from the coding sequence ATGGCAAAGGAGGCATTTTTACGAAAAAAACCCCATATTAACGTGGGGACGATTGGTCATGTCGATCATGGTAAAACCACTTTAACTTCCGCTATAACCTATGTTTTAGCGAAAAAGGGCCTTGCGCAAAAAATGGCTTACGATCAGATCGACAAGGCTCCGGAAGAAAAAGAGCGCGGAATTACAATCAATACGGCGCATGTTGAATACGAATCGGACAAAAGGCATTATGCTCACGTCGATTGTCCGGGGCATGCCGATTACATTAAAAACATGATCACGGGGGCGGCTCAAATGGATGGGGCGATATTGGTGGTCAGTGCGGCTGATGGTCCAATGCCTCAAACGAGAGAGCATATCCTTCTTGCTCGCCAGGTTGGCGTTCCTTACATCGTCGTTTTCCTGAACAAAGTGGATATGGTTGATGATAAGGAGCTGCTTGAACTTGTGGAGCTTGAAGTTAGGGAATTGCTCAATCAATATGGCTTTCCGGGTGACAAAATCCCGATTATCAAAGGCAGTGCCCTAAAAGCCTTGGAAGGAGACCCTGAATACGAGAAAAATATCCTGGAGCTTGTCGAGGCGATGGACAATTATATTCCCATCCCGGAAAGGCCCAAAGATCAACCCTTCTTGATGCCCATCGAAGATGTATTTAACATTGAAGGACGAGGAACGGTAGTCACGGGAAGAGTTGAAAGGGGAACGCTGAAGAGAATGGAGGAGGTTGAGATTGTGGGGATCAGGCCGACGACCAAAACGGTTGTTACCGATATTGAAATGTTTAGGAAAACATTGGATACGGCCGAAGCGGGAGACAATGTTGGTCTTTTGTTACGGGGAATCAAAAAAGACGATGTCGAAAGGGGCCAAGTCGTAGCCAAGCCGGGAACGATCACTCCCCATCACAAGTTTAATGCCCAGGTTTATGTTTTGAAGAAGGAAGAAGGAGGAAGGCATACCGCGTTTTTCAACGGTTATAGGCCTCAGTTCTTCTTTAGAACCACCGATGTGACGGGAACGGTGACGTTAAAGGAAGGGGTGGAGATGGTCATGCCTGGTGACAACGTGGAATTCATGGTGGAGCTCATTTCCCCTATCGCCATGGAGAAATCCATGCGATTTGCTATCCGTGAAGGAGGGAAAACGGTGGGAGCGGGTGTTGTAACGGAGATTATCGAGTAG
- the glgP gene encoding alpha-glucan family phosphorylase, which translates to MNHFKKNALSRIIAYFSMEIAVDERIPTYSGGLGVLAGDTLNAAAAVGFSMVGVSLLYRKGYFFQRIDEKGIQREEPVEWIVDDFLVEQPPRVKIRLEKREVTLRAWLYEIKHNDHTVPVYFLDTDLAENDPYDRTLSGFLYGGDERYRLCQEAVLGIGGVKMLRALGYEKIDRFHMNEGHSSLLTLELLREQMAAVGHEQASWEDIEAVRSLCVFTTHTPVASGHDKFPLGLVKQVLPFFPVHGELRDIFCCGDFLNMTYLALNLSHYINGVAKRHSEVSRMLFSHYEIDAITNGIHVPSWLSSPIQKLFDGYIPRWKEDIFSIRYAISIPLKEIWEAHLINKRLLLDFVNREKNMGMDIDNFTIGFARRMTAYKRPELIFTRLERLNAIARSVGPIQLIFAGKAHPKDEEGKKIIQRIHAIRPSLVPEIKLVFLENYDLALAKRIVAGVDLWLNNPQPPFEASGTSGMKAAINGVPSLSVLDGWWIEGCIEGTTGWSIGMDVFQLKEAKEGDYSNDRDAMALYDKLEKVIMPIFYKNPEAYALIMRSCIAINGSFFNAQRMLMQYVLKAYY; encoded by the coding sequence ATGAACCACTTTAAAAAGAATGCTTTAAGCCGGATTATCGCCTATTTTTCGATGGAAATTGCCGTCGATGAGAGGATCCCCACCTACAGTGGAGGCTTGGGGGTTCTGGCGGGAGACACCCTGAATGCTGCGGCGGCCGTCGGATTTTCCATGGTCGGAGTCTCTCTTTTATACCGTAAGGGCTACTTCTTTCAAAGAATTGATGAAAAGGGAATCCAGAGAGAAGAACCGGTGGAATGGATCGTGGATGATTTTCTCGTAGAACAGCCCCCGCGGGTGAAAATTCGGTTAGAAAAAAGGGAAGTCACTCTTCGGGCCTGGCTTTATGAAATTAAGCACAATGATCATACAGTCCCCGTCTATTTTCTCGATACGGATTTAGCCGAGAATGACCCTTACGATAGAACTTTAAGCGGGTTTCTTTATGGGGGGGATGAGCGCTACAGGCTTTGCCAAGAAGCCGTGCTTGGTATTGGTGGGGTAAAGATGCTGCGCGCCCTGGGGTATGAAAAAATAGACAGATTTCACATGAACGAGGGTCATTCCAGTCTTCTTACCCTAGAGCTTTTACGAGAGCAGATGGCTGCAGTGGGCCATGAACAAGCCAGTTGGGAAGACATCGAAGCGGTAAGATCTCTTTGTGTTTTTACTACCCACACTCCTGTAGCTTCAGGCCATGATAAGTTTCCCCTTGGCCTTGTAAAACAGGTTCTGCCTTTTTTCCCTGTCCATGGGGAATTGCGGGATATTTTTTGTTGTGGGGATTTTCTCAACATGACCTATTTGGCCTTAAACCTTAGCCATTACATCAACGGGGTCGCCAAGAGGCACTCGGAAGTCTCTCGAATGCTTTTTTCTCATTATGAAATCGACGCCATAACCAACGGGATCCATGTTCCATCCTGGCTAAGTAGCCCCATTCAAAAGCTCTTTGATGGGTATATCCCGAGATGGAAAGAGGACATCTTTAGCATTCGTTATGCTATTTCCATCCCTTTGAAAGAGATCTGGGAAGCTCATTTGATCAATAAACGACTGTTGTTGGATTTCGTGAACCGAGAGAAAAATATGGGGATGGATATCGACAATTTTACCATCGGTTTTGCACGAAGAATGACCGCTTATAAAAGACCCGAACTGATTTTTACCCGCTTGGAAAGGTTAAATGCCATTGCCCGCTCCGTTGGTCCAATCCAGTTGATATTTGCAGGTAAGGCCCATCCCAAGGACGAGGAGGGAAAAAAGATCATTCAGAGGATTCATGCCATACGCCCTTCCCTTGTTCCTGAAATTAAACTCGTTTTTTTGGAAAACTATGATTTGGCCTTGGCCAAAAGAATCGTGGCCGGGGTTGACCTATGGCTAAATAATCCCCAACCGCCCTTCGAAGCTTCGGGAACCAGTGGAATGAAAGCGGCGATCAACGGCGTTCCTTCCTTGAGTGTGCTTGATGGGTGGTGGATAGAAGGCTGCATTGAAGGGACGACCGGTTGGTCTATTGGCATGGATGTTTTCCAACTCAAAGAAGCAAAAGAGGGGGATTACAGCAACGACCGGGATGCCATGGCCCTTTACGACAAGCTTGAAAAGGTCATCATGCCCATATTTTATAAAAATCCCGAAGCCTATGCTTTGATCATGCGCTCCTGCATTGCCATTAATGGTTCTTTTTTTAATGCCCAGCGCATGCTTATGCAATATGTGCTAAAAGCTTATTATTGA
- a CDS encoding PPK2 family polyphosphate kinase, with the protein MKKNLEERLKTIPYKIKEGAKVHLSDFDPADTGPFKSKEEALPRLAQDIEKMIVLQEKFYAADSFSLLIVLQGMDCSGKDSLIKHVLSGLNPQGVEVHSFKQPTAEELEHDFLWRYVRKLPSRGRIGIFNRSYYEEVVVTRVHPELIKKEKIAQDPYKEKFWEKRYEAINRFESYLVENGFLIIKFFLHLSKKEQDKRLAERIEREDKQWKISLSDLLEREHWQEYIFAYERMLAHTSTERSSWYVLPADHKWFSQLLAASIIVEILEQLKLDYPRLKEEEKEKLRALFYKKTSS; encoded by the coding sequence ATGAAAAAAAACTTGGAAGAACGGCTGAAAACGATCCCTTATAAAATCAAAGAGGGAGCAAAGGTCCATTTATCCGATTTTGATCCTGCCGATACAGGACCTTTTAAGAGCAAGGAAGAAGCATTGCCGAGGCTTGCCCAAGACATTGAAAAGATGATCGTTTTGCAGGAAAAATTCTATGCGGCCGATAGTTTTTCTTTGCTGATCGTTCTTCAAGGAATGGACTGCTCGGGAAAGGATAGCTTAATCAAGCACGTGTTGTCGGGATTGAATCCTCAAGGGGTAGAGGTTCATAGCTTTAAACAACCCACCGCGGAGGAACTGGAGCATGACTTTTTGTGGCGTTATGTAAGAAAATTGCCTTCACGGGGCCGTATCGGGATTTTTAATCGTTCTTACTATGAAGAGGTGGTGGTTACCCGGGTGCATCCGGAACTGATTAAAAAGGAAAAAATTGCCCAAGATCCTTATAAAGAAAAGTTTTGGGAGAAAAGGTACGAAGCGATAAATCGCTTTGAAAGCTATCTTGTGGAAAATGGATTTTTAATTATCAAATTTTTTCTCCACCTTTCGAAAAAAGAACAGGATAAACGGTTGGCTGAAAGAATCGAAAGGGAGGATAAACAGTGGAAAATATCTCTTTCGGACCTCTTGGAAAGAGAACATTGGCAGGAATATATTTTTGCCTACGAACGGATGCTTGCTCATACCTCGACAGAACGGAGTTCTTGGTATGTTTTGCCCGCCGACCATAAATGGTTTAGCCAACTGCTCGCTGCAAGCATCATCGTGGAAATCCTGGAGCAATTAAAGCTTGATTATCCCCGTTTGAAAGAGGAGGAAAAAGAAAAACTACGGGCTTTGTTTTACAAAAAAACCTCGTCTTAA
- the nusG gene encoding transcription termination/antitermination protein NusG, with the protein MKAEYSDVAMDEITAKSQNMQWYALHVLSGQEEKVKKNLEKRIKTEEMQDLVGEVVIPVERVSEVRKGKRIEINRKLYPGYVFLQIQLRDSSGKLIERAWYFVRETSGVIGFADGDNPLPMPREQVEGMLRQIQERTSSALPKTVFSVGDRVKVGDGPFLNSEGVIEEVDLERGKLRVSVNIFGRSTPVELEYWQVEKAS; encoded by the coding sequence ATGAAAGCGGAATATTCAGACGTTGCGATGGATGAGATTACTGCAAAATCTCAGAACATGCAATGGTATGCCCTTCATGTTTTGTCGGGGCAAGAAGAAAAGGTAAAGAAAAATTTAGAAAAGAGGATCAAGACCGAGGAGATGCAGGATCTCGTCGGAGAGGTTGTCATTCCCGTGGAAAGAGTTTCAGAGGTGAGAAAAGGGAAAAGAATCGAGATAAATCGAAAGCTTTATCCTGGATATGTCTTTTTGCAAATTCAATTAAGGGATTCTTCGGGGAAGTTGATAGAAAGGGCCTGGTATTTTGTTCGAGAAACCTCCGGAGTTATCGGTTTTGCCGATGGAGATAATCCCTTGCCGATGCCTAGGGAGCAAGTGGAGGGAATGTTAAGGCAAATTCAAGAAAGAACTTCTAGTGCTCTTCCCAAGACCGTTTTTTCAGTGGGAGACCGGGTCAAAGTTGGAGACGGTCCTTTTTTGAATTCCGAGGGGGTCATAGAGGAGGTGGACTTGGAAAGAGGAAAGCTCCGAGTATCGGTCAATATTTTTGGGCGCTCGACTCCGGTTGAACTGGAATACTGGCAAGTAGAAAAAGCCAGTTAA
- the xseA gene encoding exodeoxyribonuclease VII large subunit — protein sequence MNERELDLWQTEVARQNAAVEGPPEPWTVSGLTKKIRFLLEGNIGEVWVIGEVSNLRIPSSGHCYFTLKDETAVINAVFFRTEAEKLDFPLKDGLSIVVRAFLTVYESRGQYQLRVVEARKKGAGSLLEKFEELKRKLAQEGLFDLSRKKKLPLFPEKIGIVTSLKGAVIQDFSRILQRRAPGITIYIRDVRVQGNGAAQEIAKAIEEFGELGLVDILVVARGGGSLEDLWAFNEEIVARALFRCPIPTVSAVGHETDFTIADLVADVRAPTPSAAAEIVSRDWEEWRQELEHLELRMHRFSLQYLEIWKERLEKIKKSSSLAEPSRYVGLLRQNADMLEQALEKAVSLALERARTKYTELELRLKSFNPQLVLERVREELKLWAARLASVSPQVVLDRGYSMTFDRQGRVLKEAEKVSRGEQIVVVLSKGSLWAAVEKTQQEKERSSFEWK from the coding sequence ATGAATGAAAGGGAACTTGACCTGTGGCAAACGGAAGTGGCAAGACAAAACGCGGCCGTTGAAGGACCACCCGAACCTTGGACGGTCAGCGGCCTGACAAAAAAGATTCGGTTCCTTTTGGAAGGAAACATTGGCGAGGTATGGGTCATCGGAGAGGTTTCTAATTTAAGAATTCCCAGCTCCGGACATTGTTACTTTACACTGAAAGATGAAACGGCGGTGATTAATGCCGTTTTTTTTAGAACTGAAGCAGAAAAACTCGACTTTCCATTGAAAGATGGGTTGTCTATCGTGGTCAGGGCTTTCCTCACGGTATATGAAAGCAGGGGGCAATATCAACTTCGCGTGGTGGAAGCCAGAAAAAAAGGGGCCGGTTCTCTTTTGGAAAAGTTCGAGGAATTGAAAAGAAAACTGGCCCAAGAAGGTCTTTTCGATCTCTCCCGCAAGAAAAAACTTCCCCTTTTCCCTGAAAAAATAGGTATTGTTACTTCCCTGAAAGGTGCCGTTATCCAGGATTTTTCCAGGATTTTACAGCGAAGGGCTCCTGGAATAACCATCTATATCCGAGACGTAAGAGTACAGGGCAACGGAGCGGCACAGGAGATCGCCAAGGCCATCGAAGAATTCGGCGAGCTGGGCCTCGTGGATATCCTAGTCGTAGCCCGAGGAGGGGGAAGCTTGGAGGATCTGTGGGCTTTTAATGAAGAGATTGTTGCACGAGCCCTTTTCCGGTGCCCTATCCCGACAGTTTCAGCCGTGGGACATGAAACGGATTTTACTATAGCCGATCTTGTCGCCGACGTCAGGGCCCCTACGCCGTCCGCTGCTGCGGAGATCGTTTCTAGAGATTGGGAAGAGTGGCGTCAAGAACTCGAGCATTTAGAGCTGAGAATGCACCGGTTTTCTCTGCAATACCTTGAAATATGGAAAGAAAGATTGGAAAAAATAAAAAAAAGTTCGAGTCTTGCCGAACCTTCTCGCTACGTGGGACTGCTGAGACAGAACGCAGACATGCTTGAGCAGGCATTGGAAAAGGCAGTTTCCCTAGCTTTAGAAAGGGCCCGAACAAAATATACCGAGCTTGAGTTGCGGTTAAAATCGTTTAACCCCCAGCTTGTGCTTGAGAGGGTTAGGGAGGAGCTCAAGCTCTGGGCTGCTAGACTGGCTTCGGTAAGTCCCCAAGTGGTTCTTGATAGGGGCTATTCAATGACTTTCGACCGGCAAGGCAGGGTATTGAAAGAGGCTGAGAAGGTTTCAAGGGGAGAACAAATTGTTGTCGTTCTCTCGAAGGGGAGTTTATGGGCTGCTGTAGAGAAAACGCAGCAAGAGAAAGAAAGAAGTTCTTTTGAGTGGAAATAA
- a CDS encoding adenylyltransferase/cytidyltransferase family protein, producing MNDLSMLPPAGQNFWFIPMEQVALFRRFLKGKRVVVTNGCFDLFHVGHLTLLNEAKKLGDFLWVGINGDQSVRELKGDNRPFFPAWERAAIVGSLKGIDAVTIFTEKRATRFLSLVKPAVYVKGADYTSQSLDQEEKEVLSSCQALIKFIPLYPDRSTSSTVERIRKGSLMAEQNK from the coding sequence ATGAATGACTTGTCTATGCTTCCGCCAGCAGGGCAAAACTTCTGGTTTATACCCATGGAGCAGGTGGCTCTTTTTCGCCGGTTTCTCAAGGGGAAGAGGGTGGTTGTGACCAATGGCTGTTTCGATCTTTTTCATGTTGGTCATTTGACCCTTTTGAACGAGGCGAAGAAGTTGGGAGATTTTCTCTGGGTAGGTATCAATGGAGATCAATCGGTGAGGGAACTCAAAGGGGATAATCGACCCTTTTTCCCCGCCTGGGAAAGGGCGGCCATCGTCGGATCATTAAAGGGGATCGATGCGGTGACGATTTTTACCGAAAAGCGGGCTACGCGGTTTCTTTCGCTGGTCAAGCCGGCCGTTTATGTGAAGGGCGCCGATTATACCTCTCAATCCCTGGATCAAGAAGAAAAAGAAGTTCTCAGTAGCTGCCAGGCCCTTATCAAGTTCATCCCTCTTTATCCGGACAGGTCAACCTCCAGCACGGTGGAAAGAATTCGCAAAGGGAGCTTGATGGCCGAACAAAACAAGTAA
- the purN gene encoding phosphoribosylglycinamide formyltransferase codes for MTHQRRWINLAVLGSGKGSNFSAIAKAIAQGEIAAKIAVVVSDNPKALILEKARQLAIPAVVLPQGKYKTWLEPWIEEELVRILKQYNTELVVLAGFMRVLKETFLASFEGKTLNIHPSLLPDFKGKEAWKAALKAAVKETGCTVHWVSKELDGGKIIAQSKVPVYPADSPEELHARIQQAEHELYPRVLKEICLDWINQKL; via the coding sequence ATGACTCATCAGAGAAGATGGATAAACCTGGCGGTGCTGGGTTCGGGAAAAGGAAGCAATTTTTCAGCGATCGCCAAGGCCATTGCCCAGGGTGAAATAGCTGCTAAGATAGCCGTTGTGGTGTCGGACAATCCCAAGGCATTGATTTTGGAAAAAGCCCGGCAGTTGGCTATACCCGCGGTGGTATTGCCCCAGGGAAAATACAAGACTTGGCTTGAGCCTTGGATAGAGGAAGAACTGGTAAGAATCTTAAAGCAATACAATACTGAGCTGGTTGTGCTGGCGGGCTTTATGCGCGTGCTTAAGGAAACTTTTCTTGCTTCTTTCGAGGGCAAAACATTAAACATTCATCCTTCCCTTTTACCCGACTTTAAAGGAAAGGAGGCATGGAAAGCAGCATTGAAGGCAGCGGTAAAGGAAACGGGTTGTACGGTGCACTGGGTGAGCAAGGAGCTGGATGGAGGTAAAATTATTGCCCAATCCAAGGTTCCCGTTTATCCCGCAGACAGCCCTGAAGAATTGCATGCACGGATACAGCAGGCAGAACATGAGTTGTATCCTAGGGTGTTGAAAGAGATATGCTTGGATTGGATCAATCAAAAGTTGTAA
- the fumC gene encoding class II fumarate hydratase: MQKFRIESDSLGEVTVPADKYYGAQTARSLMHFAIGEDKMPLEVIRALALIKKAAAITNAELGLLPEEKKKWIVVACDEIYQGLWDDHFPLYVWQTGSGTQTNMNCNEVIANRANELAGFPLGSKSPVHPNDDVNRGQSSNDVFPTAMHIAAALSIHNRLLPEIAKLKDALEKKTKEFFPLLKIGRTHLMDATPISLGQEFSGYVCQIEMGLSKIQSSLTDIYGLAIGGTAVGTGINAHPRFGEKVAEKIAQWTGFPFYSAQNKFAYLAGHEPLMALSSSLKGLAASLFKIASDIRWMGSGPRCGLAELILPANEPGSSIMPGKVNPTQAEALSMVCLQVMGHDTAVAIAGSQGNFELNVFKPLIIWNILHSIRLLSDSCRNFRRFCIEGLQANVKKLKEYVDHSLMLITVLTPKIGYDQAAKIVKKAYSEDLSLKAAAVELGILTPDEYDRFVQPEKMVGLD, encoded by the coding sequence ATGCAAAAATTTCGAATAGAGAGCGATTCCCTTGGTGAAGTCACTGTCCCTGCGGACAAGTACTATGGGGCACAAACGGCCAGGTCCCTTATGCATTTTGCTATTGGTGAAGACAAAATGCCCCTGGAAGTCATTAGGGCTCTAGCCTTGATCAAAAAAGCGGCCGCTATAACCAATGCCGAGCTGGGGCTTCTGCCTGAAGAGAAAAAAAAGTGGATTGTTGTGGCTTGCGATGAGATCTACCAGGGGCTTTGGGATGACCATTTTCCTCTTTATGTTTGGCAAACCGGCAGCGGGACCCAAACGAATATGAACTGCAATGAAGTGATCGCCAACCGGGCCAACGAGTTGGCGGGATTTCCCCTAGGGAGTAAAAGCCCTGTTCACCCCAATGATGATGTCAACCGCGGCCAATCTTCAAACGATGTCTTTCCCACGGCCATGCATATTGCAGCGGCCCTTTCTATCCATAACCGGCTTCTTCCCGAGATTGCAAAACTCAAGGATGCCCTTGAAAAGAAAACAAAAGAGTTTTTCCCCCTCCTTAAAATTGGTCGAACGCACCTGATGGATGCAACGCCTATTTCCTTGGGGCAGGAATTCAGTGGGTACGTTTGTCAAATTGAAATGGGCTTATCGAAGATTCAGTCCAGTTTAACCGATATCTACGGCCTGGCTATTGGGGGGACGGCCGTAGGAACCGGGATTAACGCCCATCCTCGTTTTGGAGAAAAAGTGGCCGAGAAAATAGCCCAATGGACGGGCTTTCCTTTTTATTCCGCCCAGAATAAATTCGCCTACCTGGCGGGGCATGAGCCGCTCATGGCATTGAGTTCTTCTCTCAAGGGACTGGCTGCTTCCCTTTTTAAAATTGCCTCCGATATAAGGTGGATGGGATCCGGTCCCCGGTGCGGCCTGGCAGAACTCATTCTTCCGGCCAACGAACCCGGCTCATCCATTATGCCCGGGAAAGTAAACCCGACGCAGGCAGAAGCCCTATCGATGGTTTGCCTTCAAGTGATGGGCCATGACACCGCCGTAGCCATTGCGGGTAGTCAAGGAAACTTTGAATTAAATGTTTTTAAGCCCTTGATCATATGGAACATCCTGCATTCCATCCGACTTCTTTCCGACTCGTGTAGAAACTTTAGACGATTTTGTATTGAAGGGCTCCAGGCCAACGTGAAGAAACTCAAAGAATATGTCGACCACTCCCTTATGTTGATCACGGTATTAACCCCAAAAATAGGATATGATCAGGCTGCGAAGATTGTAAAAAAAGCTTATAGCGAAGATCTTTCGTTGAAAGCGGCAGCCGTAGAATTGGGAATATTAACTCCAGATGAATATGACCGCTTTGTCCAACCCGAAAAAATGGTTGGTCTTGACTGA
- the rplA gene encoding 50S ribosomal protein L1 — MENAQMAKKRSKRYRLAAEKIDRKKTYSLTEALELLKSMPKAKYDESVDVAFHLGVDPKQSDQMVRGMVSLPYGSGKTVRIAVFAKGTVADQAKEAGADIVGYEDLIKKVQEGYTDFDVAIATPDAMQEVRKLGKILGPRGLMPNPRTGTVTEDVVGAIREFRKGRVEFKVDKAANLHVVAGKASFQTEALEENIKAVVDAVAKAKPQSSKGKYFQSMAVSLSVSPSIRLDPYSLIK; from the coding sequence ATGGAGAACGCGCAAATGGCAAAGAAACGAAGCAAAAGATATAGGCTTGCGGCTGAAAAAATAGATAGGAAAAAAACCTATTCTTTGACCGAGGCTTTGGAATTATTGAAAAGCATGCCTAAGGCCAAATATGACGAATCTGTCGATGTAGCCTTTCATTTGGGTGTTGATCCTAAGCAGAGCGATCAGATGGTCCGAGGAATGGTCAGCTTGCCTTACGGTTCGGGTAAAACGGTCCGAATAGCTGTATTTGCCAAGGGAACGGTTGCCGATCAAGCTAAAGAGGCGGGAGCAGATATTGTCGGTTATGAGGATCTCATTAAAAAGGTCCAAGAAGGTTATACCGATTTTGACGTGGCGATTGCTACCCCGGATGCGATGCAGGAGGTAAGGAAGCTGGGAAAAATACTTGGTCCACGGGGACTTATGCCTAATCCTAGAACGGGAACGGTTACAGAAGACGTTGTAGGAGCTATAAGGGAATTTAGGAAAGGAAGGGTTGAATTTAAAGTCGATAAAGCGGCCAATCTGCACGTGGTTGCAGGAAAAGCTTCTTTCCAAACCGAAGCATTGGAAGAGAACATAAAAGCGGTGGTGGATGCCGTGGCCAAAGCAAAACCCCAGTCCTCTAAAGGCAAATATTTTCAATCCATGGCTGTTTCACTGAGTGTATCGCCGAGCATTCGGCTCGATCCTTATTCATTGATAAAATAA